A section of the Methanoculleus horonobensis genome encodes:
- a CDS encoding type II toxin-antitoxin system HicB family antitoxin, translating into MEFTVVIQKAEEGGFWAEVPALPGCYSQGETVEETMENIREAIEGHVEALRQEGQGVPLEEDLIIGRVRVSKSAA; encoded by the coding sequence ATGGAGTTTACAGTTGTGATCCAGAAGGCTGAAGAAGGAGGGTTCTGGGCGGAAGTCCCGGCACTTCCCGGATGCTACTCCCAGGGAGAGACGGTCGAGGAGACGATGGAAAACATCAGAGAAGCGATCGAGGGGCACGTGGAAGCGCTGCGACAGGAGGGGCAGGGTGTTCCCCTGGAGGAAGACCTGATCATCGGCAGGGTCCGGGTCTCCAAAAGCGCGGCATGA
- a CDS encoding pantoate kinase has protein sequence MVRTAVAFSPGHISGYFRRVEGIGPEDTGSVGAGVVISEGVRSTVEKAPETSVRVVRQGHASAGSPPIEYALERLGVTARVTTECRLPIGAGFGLSAAALLATLTAVNHLFDLDLSADDVSARAHEAEVLHRTGLGDVAASISGGVVCRKGAGIHADITRIYPEEPLYAVSLGALPTASVLSSAEAMARIADAFPDRCPRDLPDFCLLSRGFAEKSGLIAPEVRQVLVACDAERVPASMTMLGNGVFAAGDGAEQVLSLFGEVYRLRVARRGAYLIEVKP, from the coding sequence ATGGTCCGAACTGCTGTAGCCTTCTCCCCCGGACACATCTCCGGCTACTTCCGGCGCGTCGAAGGAATCGGGCCGGAAGATACCGGGAGCGTCGGGGCCGGCGTGGTCATCAGTGAAGGGGTGCGCTCGACGGTCGAGAAGGCCCCGGAGACGAGCGTCCGGGTCGTCCGGCAGGGTCACGCGAGCGCCGGGTCGCCGCCGATCGAGTACGCCCTCGAACGGCTGGGGGTCACGGCCCGCGTCACGACGGAATGCCGGCTCCCCATCGGCGCCGGGTTCGGGCTCTCGGCGGCGGCGCTTCTTGCGACGCTCACGGCGGTGAACCATCTCTTCGATCTCGATCTTTCCGCGGACGACGTGTCCGCACGGGCGCATGAGGCCGAGGTTCTCCACCGCACCGGACTCGGGGACGTCGCCGCGAGCATCTCCGGCGGGGTCGTCTGCCGGAAGGGAGCGGGGATTCACGCGGATATCACCCGCATCTATCCGGAAGAGCCCCTCTACGCCGTGAGCCTCGGGGCGCTCCCGACCGCCTCGGTTCTCTCGTCGGCGGAGGCGATGGCACGGATAGCCGACGCGTTCCCGGACCGCTGCCCCCGCGACCTCCCCGACTTCTGCCTCCTCTCGCGGGGGTTCGCCGAGAAGAGCGGGCTCATCGCACCGGAGGTGCGGCAGGTGCTCGTTGCCTGCGACGCCGAGAGGGTCCCGGCGAGCATGACGATGCTTGGAAACGGCGTCTTTGCCGCAGGAGATGGGGCGGAGCAGGTGCTCTCTTTGTTCGGGGAGGTCTACCGTCTCCGCGTCGCCCGCCGCGGCGCATACCTGATCGAGGTGAAACCATGA
- a CDS encoding zinc ribbon domain-containing protein: MTDGIRACQSCGMPMSAKEQFGTEADGTPSKDYCTYCYRDGAFTNPAITIDEMAKLGGGMMSQMYMIPLEKAVAFAKEQLSCLKRWAGREIPLCESCGMPLARDEDAGTEADGSLSTRYCTYCYRDGGLIEPDLTREGAVEQYAPMMAENLGMPVEKAKEMVGQYLSTLPRWQE, translated from the coding sequence TTGACAGACGGGATACGTGCGTGCCAGAGCTGCGGGATGCCGATGAGCGCGAAGGAACAGTTCGGGACGGAAGCGGACGGCACACCATCTAAGGACTACTGCACCTACTGCTACCGGGACGGGGCCTTTACGAACCCCGCAATCACCATCGACGAGATGGCGAAGCTCGGCGGAGGGATGATGTCGCAGATGTACATGATTCCCCTCGAAAAGGCGGTGGCCTTCGCGAAGGAGCAACTCTCGTGCCTGAAGCGGTGGGCGGGGAGGGAGATCCCGCTCTGCGAGAGCTGCGGGATGCCCCTTGCCCGCGACGAAGACGCCGGGACGGAGGCGGACGGGTCGCTGAGCACGCGGTACTGCACCTACTGCTACCGGGACGGGGGGCTCATCGAGCCCGATCTGACGCGGGAGGGGGCGGTCGAGCAGTACGCGCCGATGATGGCCGAGAACCTCGGGATGCCCGTCGAGAAGGCGAAGGAGATGGTCGGCCAGTACCTCTCGACGCTGCCGAGGTGGCAGGAGTAA
- a CDS encoding AAA family ATPase, whose amino-acid sequence MLWSEVYRPARCDDIIGQDEVVRHLTAFSDSGSVPHMLISGPHGTGKTAAVECLAKRLYGENWKANTTVFSATDLLGRGRSALETDERFSMIYRKDRSLIVNFKQIVKWYASMRPLDADFKLMVFEDAHGLTFEAQQALRRTMERYSATCRFIFVTVRPSAIIPAIASRCLPLFFAPVESSLVLTRLEEILAAEGAAVPADDIDLIVYAAQGDLRRAIMYLQIAARAEQEFDLAEISRSETTNVATSAFVALRDGNFDAARRIAESLMIEYGLSAREVVGELRQVARREYNHPALAVALADADLRLSHNANDFVQINALLARIAREVFSEESTATL is encoded by the coding sequence ATGCTCTGGAGTGAGGTCTACCGCCCGGCGCGGTGCGACGATATCATCGGACAGGACGAGGTCGTTCGCCATTTAACGGCGTTTTCGGACTCCGGCAGCGTGCCCCACATGCTCATCTCCGGCCCGCACGGCACCGGGAAGACCGCGGCCGTCGAGTGCCTCGCAAAAAGGCTCTACGGCGAGAACTGGAAGGCGAACACGACCGTCTTCAGCGCGACCGACCTTCTCGGGCGGGGGAGGAGCGCGCTCGAGACGGACGAGCGGTTCAGCATGATCTACCGCAAAGACCGGAGCCTGATCGTCAACTTCAAGCAGATCGTGAAGTGGTACGCCTCGATGCGCCCGCTCGACGCCGACTTCAAGCTGATGGTCTTCGAGGACGCGCACGGCCTGACGTTCGAGGCGCAGCAGGCCCTGCGCCGGACGATGGAGCGCTACAGCGCCACCTGCCGGTTCATCTTCGTCACCGTCCGCCCCTCGGCGATCATCCCCGCCATCGCGTCGCGCTGCCTGCCGCTCTTCTTCGCCCCGGTCGAGAGCAGTCTCGTCCTGACCCGGCTCGAGGAGATCCTGGCCGCGGAAGGGGCGGCGGTTCCGGCCGACGACATCGACCTGATCGTGTATGCCGCGCAGGGAGACCTGCGGCGTGCGATCATGTACCTGCAGATCGCCGCAAGAGCGGAGCAGGAGTTCGATCTTGCGGAGATCTCGCGCTCCGAGACCACAAACGTCGCTACGTCGGCGTTCGTCGCCCTCCGGGACGGCAACTTCGACGCCGCCCGCCGGATCGCCGAGTCGCTGATGATCGAGTACGGACTCTCGGCGCGGGAGGTCGTCGGCGAACTCCGGCAGGTGGCCCGGCGCGAGTACAACCACCCGGCCCTTGCCGTCGCGCTCGCCGACGCGGATCTCCGGCTCTCCCACAACGCAAACGATTTTGTGCAGATCAATGCACTACTTGCCCGGATAGCCCGGGAGGTGTTCAGTGAAGAAAGTACAGCAACATTATGA
- a CDS encoding 4-phosphopantoate--beta-alanine ligase — protein MIPKDHPRYRSLVAREQLARCAREGIVAPEGLAAHGRGEAFDYLIGEKTTESAALAERTAAAMLLSARHAVISVNGNTAALAAAEIAALQRASGADVEVNLFHRTEERIERINRLLTEHGVRVLSGTPERIVPLSHDRALSLPEGIGDADVVLVPLEDGDRCAALREMGKAVITVDLNPLSRTARTASLTIVDEVTRAIPAIAAACASLEPDEAERLVASLDNAYLLRAAIDEMRERLAHALE, from the coding sequence ATGATTCCAAAAGACCATCCACGCTACCGATCCCTTGTCGCCCGCGAACAGCTGGCCCGGTGCGCACGCGAGGGTATCGTCGCACCGGAAGGGCTCGCCGCCCATGGGCGCGGAGAAGCGTTCGACTACCTGATCGGCGAGAAGACGACCGAGAGCGCCGCCCTCGCCGAGCGGACGGCTGCGGCGATGCTGCTCTCCGCCCGGCACGCGGTGATATCGGTGAACGGCAACACCGCGGCGCTTGCGGCGGCGGAGATCGCAGCGCTCCAGCGGGCGAGCGGCGCGGACGTCGAGGTGAACCTCTTCCACCGGACGGAGGAGCGGATCGAGCGGATCAACCGGCTTCTTACGGAGCACGGCGTCCGCGTTCTTTCGGGTACGCCGGAGCGGATCGTCCCGCTCTCCCACGACCGGGCGCTCTCGCTGCCGGAGGGGATCGGGGACGCCGACGTGGTGCTGGTGCCGCTCGAGGACGGGGACCGGTGCGCCGCGCTCCGCGAGATGGGCAAAGCGGTCATCACCGTCGACCTAAACCCGCTCTCCCGGACAGCCCGCACGGCGAGCCTCACGATCGTCGACGAGGTGACGCGCGCCATTCCGGCCATCGCCGCGGCGTGTGCCTCCCTCGAGCCTGACGAGGCCGAGCGACTGGTCGCCTCACTGGACAATGCCTATCTCCTTCGGGCGGCAATAGATGAGATGAGAGAGAGACTGGCCCATGCTCTGGAGTGA
- a CDS encoding class I SAM-dependent methyltransferase: protein MKKVQQHYDEVADIYDERYDGSRGKYYHGHISEHVMSELPKGGFLLDVGCGTGLFVQRYVAEGGRAFGLDISPGMVRHGRQRCPESGFCVGTADVLPFKDGTFDALASLLAFSYVPNPEGMLRECYRVLKPGGRIAICTLSRTVFTSIVPIAYQVGEKVGLKKVGVGHFDEHYYTNAEIAGLFREAGFTDVSVGRCSFAHLNLADPVFNLARKVEPIVEEKLPYLAYNVCAAGKKPES from the coding sequence GTGAAGAAAGTACAGCAACATTATGACGAGGTCGCGGATATCTACGACGAGCGCTACGACGGTAGCCGCGGGAAGTATTACCACGGGCACATCTCCGAACACGTGATGAGCGAACTCCCGAAGGGGGGGTTCCTCCTCGACGTCGGGTGCGGAACCGGGCTCTTCGTGCAGCGCTACGTCGCGGAAGGCGGCCGGGCCTTCGGGCTCGATATCAGCCCGGGGATGGTTCGGCACGGGCGGCAGCGGTGCCCGGAGAGCGGGTTCTGCGTCGGTACGGCAGACGTCCTCCCGTTCAAGGACGGCACTTTCGACGCCCTCGCGAGCCTGCTCGCCTTCAGTTACGTCCCCAACCCGGAGGGGATGCTCCGGGAGTGCTACCGGGTCTTGAAGCCCGGCGGCCGGATCGCGATCTGCACCTTATCAAGGACGGTCTTCACGAGCATCGTCCCTATCGCCTACCAGGTGGGGGAGAAGGTCGGCCTGAAGAAGGTGGGCGTCGGGCACTTCGACGAGCACTACTACACCAATGCCGAGATCGCGGGGCTCTTCCGCGAGGCCGGCTTTACGGACGTCTCGGTCGGCCGGTGCTCGTTTGCGCACCTGAACCTCGCCGATCCGGTCTTCAACCTCGCACGGAAGGTGGAGCCGATCGTCGAGGAGAAACTGCCGTACCTGGCGTATAACGTCTGCGCGGCGGGGAAGAAACCAGAGAGTTAA
- a CDS encoding Lrp/AsnC family transcriptional regulator, giving the protein MDEIDDAILRELQRDGRMSMAELGSMLGIAPSTVFKRIEKLKNAGILERFTIVINQKCFEHTLVAFLNVRVHPDGKPEVEEFMRSLPSILELYEVLEPGDFFVKVRVQNISELKRSVLVPLSGLPGVRDIQTIISVRKVKEQT; this is encoded by the coding sequence ATGGACGAGATCGACGACGCGATCCTTCGGGAGCTGCAGAGAGACGGGCGGATGTCTATGGCAGAACTCGGCTCAATGCTGGGCATCGCACCGTCGACGGTCTTTAAACGGATCGAGAAGTTAAAGAACGCCGGTATCCTCGAGCGGTTCACGATCGTCATCAACCAGAAGTGTTTCGAGCATACACTGGTCGCTTTTCTGAACGTCAGGGTTCACCCCGACGGGAAACCGGAGGTCGAAGAGTTCATGCGGAGCCTCCCGAGCATCCTTGAACTCTACGAGGTTCTCGAGCCCGGCGACTTCTTCGTCAAGGTCCGGGTGCAGAATATATCTGAGCTGAAACGGAGCGTGCTCGTCCCCCTCTCCGGCCTTCCGGGGGTAAGGGATATCCAGACGATCATCTCGGTGAGGAAGGTCAAGGAACAGACATGA
- a CDS encoding winged helix-turn-helix domain-containing protein, which produces MEPADIILTKDTFEVLASETRLDILKALHIRRMTITELAADLNLAKSTVHHHLQRLADAGFVAAGDDGHAWVYYALTPEGLALLQPHGGARIRIILAAGLASLAGGVCALAAFLTAPVREGPISPRPIGGGGLPVTEGPPVELLVAGIALAVIGGVLMAYACVRWREMRAATQSPNPAGGEATRLI; this is translated from the coding sequence ATGGAGCCGGCCGATATCATCCTGACGAAGGATACGTTCGAGGTTCTCGCATCCGAAACCCGGCTTGATATTTTAAAGGCTCTGCATATACGCAGGATGACGATCACGGAACTTGCGGCCGACCTCAACCTGGCAAAATCCACGGTTCATCACCACCTGCAGAGACTGGCCGACGCCGGTTTTGTCGCCGCAGGCGACGACGGACACGCCTGGGTGTACTACGCGCTCACGCCGGAGGGGCTGGCCCTCCTGCAGCCGCACGGCGGTGCCCGGATCCGGATAATCCTGGCTGCGGGACTGGCAAGCCTCGCCGGAGGGGTCTGTGCCCTCGCGGCCTTCCTGACCGCGCCGGTCCGGGAAGGGCCGATCTCTCCGAGACCAATAGGCGGCGGCGGCCTCCCGGTCACGGAGGGGCCTCCCGTGGAACTGCTCGTTGCCGGGATCGCGCTCGCGGTGATCGGGGGGGTCCTCATGGCGTATGCCTGCGTCCGGTGGCGGGAGATGCGTGCAGCGACGCAGTCTCCCAATCCTGCGGGTGGGGAAGCCACGCGACTGATATAG
- a CDS encoding serpin family protein gives MKRLLISGIGILVLALILAGLAVCGTAPLNTTSVSGESVADDSVAAGNNRFAVDLYRHLAAEPAHAGDNLFFSPYSITSALAITCEGARGTTADEIRSVLHLPENKTLRRAGFAWLDAGLNRGSANYTLRTANALWAEETYSFLPDYTGIAERWYGANVTNFDFINDPEGSRETINRWVEEQTEDKIRDLLPADSIDDLTRLVITNAIYFKGTWVKQFDPAETTEEAFRIAQDETVQVQMMHRTDEDAIYGYTETGTLQVLRMPYAHGNGTELSMLVLLPKEDNLTAAEEVLDVGTLTGIRDSLTDRRVRVVFPKFTLETEYSLPQALAAMGMPTAFTDAANFSGMDGTDMLFISDVVHKAFVDVNEEGTEAAAATAVIIAGGGAVGPETAPVFRADHPFIFLITEKDSGAILFMGRVVNPEGT, from the coding sequence ATGAAAAGACTATTGATCTCTGGAATAGGCATCCTGGTTCTGGCGCTCATTCTTGCAGGACTGGCTGTCTGCGGGACCGCACCTCTGAACACGACCTCGGTCTCCGGTGAATCCGTAGCCGACGATAGTGTGGCGGCCGGCAACAACCGGTTCGCGGTCGACCTCTACCGCCACCTCGCGGCCGAGCCGGCGCATGCGGGAGACAACCTCTTCTTCTCGCCCTACAGCATCACCTCGGCCCTCGCGATCACCTGCGAGGGCGCCCGCGGCACGACCGCCGACGAGATCCGGTCGGTGCTGCACCTTCCGGAGAACAAGACCCTCCGGAGAGCCGGGTTTGCCTGGCTGGATGCCGGCCTCAATCGGGGGAGCGCCAACTACACCCTCCGCACCGCAAACGCCCTCTGGGCGGAGGAGACCTATTCGTTCCTCCCGGACTACACTGGGATTGCCGAACGCTGGTACGGGGCGAACGTCACGAACTTCGACTTCATCAACGACCCCGAGGGGTCGCGGGAGACGATCAACCGGTGGGTGGAAGAGCAGACCGAGGATAAAATCCGCGACCTTCTCCCAGCCGACTCGATCGACGACCTCACCCGGCTCGTGATCACGAACGCTATCTACTTCAAGGGTACCTGGGTCAAGCAGTTCGATCCCGCCGAGACGACGGAGGAGGCGTTCCGGATCGCTCAGGACGAGACAGTGCAGGTCCAGATGATGCACCGGACGGACGAGGATGCCATATACGGATATACCGAGACGGGGACCCTCCAGGTGCTCAGGATGCCGTATGCGCACGGGAACGGAACGGAACTCTCGATGCTCGTCCTCCTCCCGAAGGAAGACAACCTGACGGCAGCAGAAGAGGTTCTCGACGTCGGGACGCTCACCGGGATCCGGGATTCGCTGACCGACCGGCGCGTCAGGGTCGTCTTCCCGAAGTTCACGCTTGAGACGGAGTACAGTCTCCCGCAGGCGCTCGCAGCGATGGGGATGCCGACGGCGTTCACTGATGCGGCCAACTTCTCGGGGATGGACGGCACGGATATGCTCTTCATCAGCGATGTCGTCCACAAGGCGTTCGTCGACGTGAACGAGGAGGGAACCGAGGCAGCGGCGGCGACCGCCGTCATCATCGCGGGCGGGGGGGCTGTAGGTCCGGAGACCGCACCCGTCTTCCGTGCGGACCACCCGTTTATCTTCCTCATCACTGAGAAGGATTCAGGCGCGATCCTCTTCATGGGGAGGGTCGTCAACCCCGAAGGCACGTGA
- a CDS encoding AIR synthase-related protein — MDVEEISRRHLAAGTPDDEIVRFLSRDILSIKHHRVTPAYAEAFARAVVAEAKNSTGLSGDLFTFEPSGSTMGEFGVGSRGSGDFFAHRQLARIIGRTEAAVGVDEMDDAGAVRAGGDYIITTVDGMHSRLSDFPFLAGFHVTRATLRDVYVMGAKPVALLSDIHVADDGDVAKIFDYTAGVSAVGEAMGVPLVTGSTLRIGGDMVLGSRMTGCVGAVGVANHLTARKQIAPGDVLLMTEGAGGGTIATAAIYSGFPEVVEETINLHFLKACEALLASSVLNSIHAMTDVTNGGLRGDAYEMAETAGCRIVVVEDELRTLVRPKVLEMLDALEIDYLGVSLDALLVVAPPEAAPEIRRVVESAGVAMKEIGYVEVGKPESVLSVGGEIRDFTPRFRESAYTPVKKVVDEDKRDFEEMKVGVERAAEAALEKKLRILSRLRSS, encoded by the coding sequence ATGGATGTAGAAGAGATCAGCCGCCGGCACCTCGCCGCCGGCACCCCTGACGACGAGATCGTGCGCTTTCTCTCCCGGGATATCCTCTCGATCAAGCACCACCGCGTAACACCCGCATACGCCGAGGCATTCGCCCGGGCGGTCGTTGCCGAAGCAAAGAACTCGACCGGGCTCTCCGGCGACCTCTTCACGTTCGAGCCATCCGGTTCGACGATGGGCGAGTTCGGCGTCGGCTCGCGGGGGTCGGGCGACTTCTTCGCCCACCGGCAGCTCGCCCGGATCATCGGCCGGACGGAGGCCGCGGTCGGCGTCGACGAGATGGACGACGCCGGCGCCGTCCGTGCCGGCGGGGACTACATCATCACCACCGTCGACGGGATGCACTCCCGCCTCTCCGACTTCCCCTTCCTTGCCGGGTTCCACGTCACCCGGGCGACGCTCCGCGACGTCTACGTCATGGGTGCAAAACCCGTCGCGCTCCTCTCCGATATCCACGTCGCCGACGACGGCGATGTGGCAAAGATATTCGACTACACGGCAGGCGTCTCCGCCGTCGGCGAGGCGATGGGCGTCCCGCTCGTCACCGGCTCGACCCTCCGGATCGGCGGGGACATGGTGCTCGGCTCCCGGATGACCGGGTGCGTCGGCGCCGTCGGCGTCGCGAACCACCTCACCGCCCGGAAGCAGATCGCCCCCGGCGACGTCCTCCTCATGACCGAAGGGGCGGGCGGCGGGACGATCGCCACCGCCGCGATCTACTCCGGGTTCCCCGAGGTCGTCGAGGAGACGATCAACCTCCACTTCCTCAAAGCCTGCGAGGCGCTGCTTGCGAGCAGTGTCCTCAATAGCATCCACGCCATGACCGACGTCACGAACGGCGGGCTCCGGGGCGACGCCTACGAGATGGCCGAGACCGCTGGCTGCCGGATCGTCGTCGTCGAGGACGAACTCCGCACCCTCGTCCGGCCGAAAGTTCTCGAGATGCTCGACGCGCTCGAGATCGACTACCTCGGCGTATCCCTCGACGCCCTCCTGGTCGTCGCGCCGCCCGAGGCTGCGCCGGAGATCCGGCGGGTCGTGGAGTCCGCGGGCGTCGCGATGAAAGAGATCGGCTACGTCGAGGTAGGAAAGCCCGAATCCGTCCTCTCGGTCGGCGGCGAGATCCGGGACTTCACTCCCCGGTTCCGGGAGTCGGCATACACCCCGGTCAAGAAGGTCGTGGACGAGGACAAACGGGACTTCGAGGAGATGAAGGTCGGGGTCGAGCGGGCGGCGGAAGCGGCGCTTGAAAAGAAGCTCCGGATCCTCTCCCGGCTCCGGTCTTCGTGA
- a CDS encoding type II toxin-antitoxin system HicA family toxin translates to MPRHPVVSGFKTIKVLEKLGFSFLRQAGSHVQMRKVVGDKRLRVTIPLHDELNVATLNAIVTDIAEFEGMTKEHVYDLLR, encoded by the coding sequence TTGCCGCGACACCCGGTTGTTAGTGGTTTCAAGACTATCAAAGTCCTTGAAAAACTTGGATTTTCTTTTCTCCGGCAGGCCGGAAGTCACGTCCAGATGCGTAAAGTTGTTGGAGATAAACGACTTCGGGTTACCATACCCCTTCACGACGAACTTAATGTAGCTACACTGAACGCAATCGTCACCGACATCGCAGAATTTGAGGGCATGACGAAAGAACACGTCTACGATCTCTTACGATAA
- the coaBC gene encoding bifunctional phosphopantothenoylcysteine decarboxylase/phosphopantothenate--cysteine ligase CoaBC, which yields MKMLSGKTVVLAVTGSIAAVETVKLAHALRRRGATVQAVMTEAAAGIIHPDALTYATGRPAISRITGLVEHVLYCGEGGEADLLLVAPATANTIGKIACGIDDTTVTTFATTALGRGMPVVVVPAMHESMYRHPGVAENLGRLRSWGIDVIDPRIEEEKAKIADTDTIVLHAERAVSGRPLAGKRVLITSGACAEPLDDVRVLTTRSTGRMGRALALEAFRLGADVTVVHAGSIPCVKNIRATTAAEMRDAVISVCRDEGVDIYVSAAAISDFAPERHEGKIPSGSPLTVRLDPLPKVIGAVAAACSPVTVAFKLGWDEEERARAMLEEGASVVVVNAPPTMGAAEGSFRIMTAGGTRDVSGSKEEVARAIWSELL from the coding sequence GTGAAGATGCTTTCGGGAAAGACGGTGGTGCTTGCCGTGACGGGGAGCATTGCGGCCGTCGAGACGGTGAAACTCGCCCATGCCCTGCGCCGCCGGGGCGCGACGGTGCAGGCGGTGATGACGGAGGCGGCAGCGGGGATAATCCACCCCGACGCCCTGACCTACGCGACGGGGCGGCCGGCGATCAGCCGGATCACCGGCCTGGTGGAGCACGTCCTCTACTGCGGGGAGGGCGGGGAGGCCGACCTCCTGCTCGTCGCGCCCGCTACGGCAAACACCATCGGTAAGATCGCCTGCGGGATCGACGATACAACGGTCACGACCTTCGCGACGACGGCGCTCGGCCGGGGGATGCCGGTGGTGGTCGTCCCGGCGATGCACGAGAGCATGTACCGCCACCCGGGGGTCGCGGAGAACCTCGGACGGCTCCGCTCCTGGGGCATCGACGTCATCGACCCCCGGATCGAGGAGGAGAAGGCGAAGATCGCCGATACCGATACGATCGTCCTCCACGCGGAGCGTGCGGTCTCGGGCCGGCCGCTCGCGGGGAAACGGGTGCTGATCACGAGCGGGGCGTGCGCGGAACCCCTCGACGACGTCCGGGTTCTCACCACCCGGTCGACCGGGCGGATGGGGAGGGCGCTCGCGCTCGAGGCCTTCCGGCTCGGGGCGGACGTGACGGTGGTGCACGCGGGGTCGATCCCCTGCGTCAAAAACATCCGTGCCACGACCGCGGCCGAAATGCGGGATGCGGTCATTTCGGTCTGCCGCGACGAGGGGGTCGACATCTACGTCAGCGCGGCCGCGATATCGGACTTTGCCCCCGAACGGCACGAGGGGAAGATCCCGAGCGGTTCGCCGCTGACCGTCCGGCTCGACCCCCTCCCGAAGGTGATCGGCGCGGTGGCGGCGGCATGCAGTCCCGTGACGGTGGCGTTCAAACTGGGCTGGGACGAGGAGGAGCGGGCGCGAGCGATGCTTGAAGAGGGCGCAAGCGTTGTCGTCGTGAACGCTCCCCCGACGATGGGCGCGGCCGAAGGATCGTTCCGGATCATGACCGCCGGCGGGACGCGCGACGTCTCCGGGAGCAAAGAGGAGGTCGCCAGGGCGATATGGTCCGAACTGCTGTAG
- a CDS encoding type II toxin-antitoxin system HicA family toxin — MSRLRGIKGHEAVRAFVRAGGVMRQGKGDHVNIKMPSGAIITLPWSKELKIGLLMAAIKKAGLTEKEFLELL; from the coding sequence GTGAGCAGACTCCGGGGGATCAAAGGTCACGAGGCGGTGCGGGCCTTTGTGCGGGCAGGTGGGGTGATGCGGCAGGGAAAGGGCGATCATGTCAATATAAAAATGCCCTCCGGGGCGATCATCACATTGCCCTGGTCGAAGGAGTTAAAGATCGGGCTTCTCATGGCGGCAATAAAGAAGGCCGGTTTAACTGAGAAAGAGTTTCTTGAACTACTTTAA
- a CDS encoding nucleotidyltransferase family protein, with protein sequence MCADLLERREEILGVAAGHGARRVRVFGSVARDEETPESDLDLLVEFEPGRSLLDHIALAQD encoded by the coding sequence TTGTGTGCCGACCTGCTTGAGCGGCGGGAAGAGATCCTTGGAGTCGCAGCCGGACACGGCGCCCGCAGGGTCAGGGTCTTCGGGTCGGTGGCCCGGGACGAGGAGACCCCGGAGAGCGACCTCGACCTCCTCGTCGAGTTCGAGCCGGGGAGGAGTCTCCTCGACCACATCGCTCTCGCTCAGGACTAA
- the thiD gene encoding bifunctional hydroxymethylpyrimidine kinase/phosphomethylpyrimidine kinase — MTGGEMIAACSVAGSDSGGGAGIQADLKTFTALGVYGLTVITAVTAQNTREVRGTWMLPADAIRAQMEAVADGFSIGAWKTGMLGNAANVRAVAEALPEGAALVIDPVMVSTSGHRLLAEDAVRDLAELLIPRAAVVTPNIPEAEVLAGMPVTTVEEMADAGRRILDLGARAVVVKGGHLAGGAAVDILVDRDGGIRLSGERYPYAVHGSGCCFSAALAACLARGMPVEGGFRAAREFIDTAIREAAGDSGQVRIVNPGGTVFHRL, encoded by the coding sequence ATGACGGGTGGAGAGATGATCGCCGCCTGCTCCGTCGCCGGTTCGGACTCGGGGGGAGGGGCGGGCATCCAGGCGGACTTGAAGACGTTCACGGCGCTCGGGGTCTATGGGCTGACGGTCATTACGGCGGTGACCGCCCAGAACACCCGCGAGGTGCGGGGGACCTGGATGCTCCCCGCCGACGCAATCCGGGCGCAGATGGAAGCGGTCGCGGACGGCTTTTCGATCGGGGCGTGGAAGACCGGGATGCTCGGGAACGCCGCAAACGTCCGTGCGGTCGCGGAGGCCCTGCCGGAGGGAGCCGCGCTCGTGATCGACCCGGTGATGGTCTCGACGTCGGGCCACCGGCTGCTCGCGGAGGATGCCGTCAGGGATCTCGCGGAACTCCTCATCCCCCGGGCGGCGGTCGTCACCCCGAACATCCCGGAGGCGGAGGTTCTCGCCGGTATGCCGGTCACGACCGTCGAGGAGATGGCTGACGCCGGCCGGCGAATCCTCGACCTCGGTGCCCGTGCCGTGGTGGTGAAGGGCGGACACCTCGCCGGCGGTGCGGCGGTCGATATCCTGGTCGACCGGGACGGCGGGATACGGCTCTCCGGGGAGCGATACCCCTATGCGGTGCACGGGTCGGGGTGCTGCTTCTCGGCGGCGCTCGCGGCATGCCTCGCCCGGGGGATGCCCGTAGAGGGGGGGTTCCGCGCGGCAAGAGAGTTCATCGACACGGCCATCCGGGAAGCAGCGGGAGATTCCGGGCAGGTCAGGATCGTCAATCCGGGAGGAACGGTCTTTCACAGGCTTTGA